From Hydractinia symbiolongicarpus strain clone_291-10 chromosome 12, HSymV2.1, whole genome shotgun sequence, one genomic window encodes:
- the LOC130622731 gene encoding breast cancer type 1 susceptibility protein homolog isoform X2: MDAPDNTVTEVRKLLQSLQKSFQCTICLDLLSQPISTKCNHQFCSQCIKELLVKSDKKRPVTCPLCKNKITKRSINSNPQIAEIVTCVRDVCNAADDDCERIGATPILSQRHKKTIYRNKVRNKKVKSSLSFVSNNNSKSHSIFDLISDDDEGAPKTDNNKLSRKSDNNIIANLESIDAVNNKPFEESTTVYKDVKDDQKGIILVNRKLSNHEEMLNKKNIEEYSLLDRIKKGHKNSKSPELSNPQNLSGKRKSFELSSSTVLTNDAVQPKKRKKLSKKQAKQFKEDILDISPEIEFENSEKNFHKTKNGKQTKAKHKNHSLDDLRSSINVSASIEDVTTAKKVLTDMCSSDLITKSVAVDSTDQTVPQSVSTDATVTPVLPDIFCQEKCESIETTNVTQNQESESILNDGIEDTTIIEEPEVKETVNEDNPLLTDIVSLPQSKNAMEIDKWDKINDLPIHCAQKNSPNKINPEIVHHSDIYVRKDETDENTKVNEHLNNNEIVSTPPNVNKSCHIQLSQISVNESPGSIFFPGSKKSVVSTCRRKESQPLTPWKLSLGNTINETVDIKSFINNIESPNKDHSMFGNVSFSKVPLPVKNGVMKPVKIMSAERISATEAVVSIKYKMTVEKLSCDLYTGMQKKLIAERLPQKESNSKVLTGTIIKNEVLVSEDNQEKQIVQSNKQNDFEEENKNIESNKHLKNSKDCVDQNMLLSGKQFLLSSKGNSEELIPPTPPGTKVPTSFRKSMDNSLHCQDVVDKKQQTLSHIRDTTKADENVALMRNKDPTQELKVNTSDIAENHKLMDSKSVIQDVEPHVEIQYTGGSDQLLYDEAEKMDLAKSNMCNNQVETLISKKANLTADVTDAFMCDIGDEIDVYTNEKKYVSGGDKSENEENLSESLVGSCTNASCIVDGNEKNENSVCQKEEERLDLDLFSENKKDFNLGKKFRENINQLKREKQLSQNSVDFDVSEPDLIVVECTNSKKGERTRSDDGVKSQVNTGAVKEKIHMHSSDSEDENLTLKRKKRKKEAKIVSDEETSSGCEENPVSNLKHEKSKKLKRSSEDGRQPQEVDQLQSVTLCDTDNDDNDDDHDEKVLPLCISTAKKMESGDSNNKILLNQKAAKRERRRLERDRIAEHLKKYIDEIKQNDEAESSDDDILERTAFEVKEMLDGKKNKASVGEDKNFLFASEHLEQHEDLEKTNDVLKENTSQKPSKENKKSISDTNLKLLKQRLLSPITNTDILRLPKEKKFSDWKSSTEDKTDEPSTIISSRMFNKELSPTTPSNLLPVPISQSTILKDMRKNDFKKPVNVKRKSSQDKTSNISCVDATPKVTCGTPKKMSLPDEVRMYGERNRKNIFATENKYSTNPIKKQSPHTTTTNMVDEKESVKHQKPVIMTSRLSKKQVNACTKVCQKLGAKIVQTYSESVTHLVVVADENNAVAKMSYTYKYLMSLVAGLWIVDFKWIMDSFQNDLFVKEEKYEVKGDPAADHQDIPKLYRRARSKNYCLFDGYRMCLVGKFEQSQIGRDQLLSLLRKSGAEIVYSLNELKCSSSQIQTMMITDGLNQLTSRDRELLQQYPLPVIHPEWIVESIINFSIQDTSIFDLSRQKEDR; encoded by the exons AGTTAGAAAATTATTACAAAGTCTACAAAAGAGCTTTCAATGCACAATAtg CTTGGATTTGTTATCTCAACCAATATCAACTAAGTGCAATCATCAATTTTGCAG TCAATGTATAAAAGAACTGCTGGTGAAAAGCGACAAGAAGAGGCCGGTTACTTGTCCTCTTTGCAagaataaaattacaaaaag aagcaTAAATTCTAATCCTCAAATAGCAGAGATAGTAACCTGTGTCAGAGATGTCTGCAATGCTGCTGATGATGATTGTGAAAGAATAG GTGCCACACCAATTTTATCACAGCGTCATAAAAAGACGATATACAGAAACAAAGTT AGAAACAAGAAAGTAAAAAGCAG TTTATCATTTGTCTCCAATAACAACAGCAAATCACATTCCATATTTGATTTGATTTCTGATGatg ATGAAGGCGCGCCTAAAACAGACAATAACAAATTGTCCAG AAAATCAGACAATAATATTATTGCCAATCTGGAGTCTATTGATGCTGTGAATAATAAACCTTTTGAGGAGAGCACCACAGTGTACAAAGATGTTAAAGACGATCAAAAAGGAATTATTCTAGTAAATAG AAAGCTGTCAAATCATGAGGAAATgctgaacaaaaaaaacattgaggAATATAGTTTGCTTGATCGAATTAAAAAGGgacataaaaattcaaaatctcCTGAGTTATCCAATCCTCAAAATTTGTCAGGAAAACGGAAATCTTTTGAATTATCAAGTTCTACTGTTTTAACTAATGATGCTGTGCAGCCAAAGAAACGTAAAAAGTTGTCTAAAAAGCAAGCTAAACAGTTCAAAGAGGACATATTGGACATTTCTCCTGAGATTGAATTTGAAAACAGTGagaaaaattttcataaaactaaAAATGGAAAACAGACTAAAGCAAAACATAAGAACCACAGTCTGGATGATTTAAGAAGCTCGATAAATGTTTCTGCATCTATTGAAGATGTTACAACAGCAAAGAAAGTCCTAACTGACATGTGCAGCTCTGACTTGATCACAAAATCTGTGGCAGTAGATTCTACTGATCAAACAGTTCCACAATCTGTCTCTACCGATGCAACTGTCACTCCAGTTTTACCTGATATTTTTTGTCAGGAAAAATGTGAAAGCATTGAAACAACAAATGTTACTCAAAACCAGGAAAGTGAATCTATATTAAATGATGGTATAGAAGATACCACTATAATAGAAGAACCTGAGGTAAAAGAGACTGTAAATGAAGACAACCCGTTGTTGACAGATATAGTCTCATTACCACAGAGCAAAAATGCCATGGAAATCGACAAATGGGACAAAATAAATGATCTACCAATACATTGTGCTCAGAAAAATTcaccaaataaaataaatcctgAAATTGTTCACCATTCTGACATTTATGTTAGAAAAGATGAAACTGATGAAAATACCAAAGTGAATGAACATTTAAATAATAATGAAATTGTAAGTACACCGCCAAACGTAAACAAATCGTGTCATATACAACTCTCGCAAATTTCTGTTAACGAATCCCCTGGTAGCATTTTCTTTCCTGGTAGTAAGAAATCCGTAGTTAGTACTTGCAGAAGGAAAGAGAGTCAGCCATTGACACCATGGAAATTATCATTAGGTAATACCATAAATGAGACTGTTGACATCAAGTCATTTATCAATAATATTGAAAGTCCTAACAAAGACCACTCCATGTTTGGTAACGTATCCTTTTCAAAAGTTCCTCTTCCTGTGAAAAATGGTGTAATGAAGCCAGTTAAAATCATGTCTGCTGAAAGAATATCTGCAACAGAGGCTGTTGtatcaataaaatataaaatgactGTTGAAAAATTAAGTTGTGATTTATACACAGGAATGCAGAAGAAATTGATCGCAGAGAGATTGCCTCAAAAAGAAAGTAACTCAAAGGTATTGACTGGTACGATAATCAAAAACGAAGTTTTAGTTAGTGAAGATaatcaagaaaaacaaattgttcaatcaaataaacaaaatgattttgaagAAGAGAATAAAAACATAGAGAGTAATAAACACTTAAAGAACTCAAAAGACTGTGTGGACCAAAATATGTTGTTATCAGGGAAGCAGTTTTTGTTGTCATCAAAAGGCAACAGTGAAGAATTAATTCCACCCACACCACCTGGAACGAAAGTACCAACATCATTCAGAAAGAGTATGGATAATTCTTTACATTGTCAAGACGTAGTGGACAAAAAGCAGCAGACACTTTCTCATATTCGTGACACCACTAAGGCTGATGAAAATGTTGCATTGATGCGCAACAAAGATCCTACACAAGAACTAAAAGTAAACACTTCTGATATCGCTGAAAATCATAAACTAATGGATAGCAAAAGTGTAATTCAAGATGTAGAGCCGCATGTAGAGATACAATATACAGGTGGTAGTGATCAATTGCTTTATGATGAAGCTGAAAAAATGGATCTTGCAAAATCTAATATGTGTAATAACCAGGTTGAGactttaatatcaaaaaaagcTAATTTAACTGCTGATGTCACTGATGCATTCATGTGTGACATAGGAGATGAAATTGATGTGtatacaaatgaaaaaaaatatgtttcaggTGGAGATAAAAGTGAAAATGAAGAAAACCTGAGTGAAAGTCTAGTTGGCAGTTGCACGAATGCTAGTTGTATTGTAGACGgcaatgaaaaaaatgaaaatagtgTATGTCAAAAAGAGGAAGAACGACTCGATCTTGATTTATTTTCcgagaataaaaaagattttaaccTTGGCAAGAAGTTTCGTGAGAACATTAACCAACTTAAACGTGAAAAACAATTAAGTCAGAACAGTGTTGATTTTGATGTTTCAGAGCCTGATTTGATAGTAGTCGAATGTACAAACAGTAAAAAAGGCGAGAGAACAAGGAGTGACGACGGAGTTAAATCGCAAGTTAACACTGGTGCAGTTAAGGAGAAGATACATATGCATAGTAGTGACAGTGAAGATGAAAATTTAAcactgaaaagaaagaaaagaaagaaggaGGCGAAAATTGTAAGTGATGAAGAAACTAGTAGTGGTTGTGAGGAGAATCCAGTAAGCAATTTGAAACACGAGAAGAGTAAGAAACTAAAAAGGAGTAGTGAGGATGGTCGTCAACCACAGGAGGTAGATCAGTTACAGTCTGTTACCTTGTGTGATACAGATAacgatgataatgatgatgatcatGATGAGAAAGTTCTACCACTGTGTATCAGTACAGCAAAGAAGATGGAAAGTGGTGatagtaataataaaattttattgaatcaGAAAGCTGCAAAACGTGAACGTCGTCGTTTGGAAAGGGACAGAATTGCTGAgcacttaaaaaaatacattgatGAAATAAAGCAAAACGATGAGGCTGAGAGCAGTGATGACGACATTTTAGAGAGAACAGCTTTTGAAGTAAAAGAAATGCTTgatggaaaaaaaaacaaagcatcGGTTGGTGAAGATAAGAACTTCTTATTTGCCAGCGAGCATCTGGAACAACATGAAGATCTCGAGAAAACAAATGATGTCTTAAAAG agaACACGAGTCAGAAACCTTCAAAGGAAAACAAGAAAAGTATTTCAGATAccaatttaaaacttttgaagCAACGTTTACTATCACCCATAACTAACACAGATATTTTAAGacttccaaaagaaaaaaagttctcTGATTGGAAATCGTCAACTGAGGATAAAACTGATGAGCCTTCTACAATCATTTCTTCAAGAATGTTTAATAAAGAACTTTCTCCAACAACACCATCAAATCTTTTACCGGTTCCAATATCACAATCAACAATTCTTAAGGATATGAGGAAGAATGATTTTAAAAAGCCAGTGAATGTTAAACGGAAGTCCTCACAAGATAAAACTTCTAATATCTCCTGTGTGGATGCGACGCCTAAAGTCACATGTGGTACACCAAAAAAAATGTCTCTCCCTGATGAAGTAAGAATGTACGgtgaaagaaatagaaaaaatatatttgctacagaaaataaatattctacAAATCCAATCAAGAAGCAGTCCCcacacacaacaacaacaaatatggtTGATGAGAAAGAAAGCGTGAAACATCAGAAACCTGTTATTATGACGTCACGGTTGTCTAAGAAACAGGtg aatGCGTGTACAAAAGTTTGTCAAAAACTTGGAGCTAAAATCGTTCAAACATATTCAGAAAGTGTAACTCATCTTGTTGTTGTGGCAG ACGAAAACAATGCAGTAGCCAAAATGTCGTATACATACAAATATCTTATGAGCTTAGTGGCTGGCTTATGGattgtagattttaaat GGATAATGGATTCATTTCAAAATGATTTGTTTGTGAAAGAg gAGAAGTATGAAGTAAAAGGTGACCCCGCCGCTGATCATCAAGATATTCCGAAATTATACAGGCGAGCTCGAAGCAAG AATTACTGTTTATTTGATGGTTATCGAATGTGTCTTGTGGGTAAATTTGAACAAAGTCAAATTGGAAGAG ATCAACTTTTATCACTTCTTCGAAAATCTGGAGCAGAAATTGTATACTCTTTAAATGAATTGAAGTGCTCATCAAGTCAAATCCAG acgATGATGATAACTGATGGTTTGAATCAACTGACATCAAGAGACAGAG AACTTCTTCAGCAGTACCCATTACCTGTTATTCATCCAGAATGGATCGTCGAATCAATCATAAATTTCAG TATTCAGGATACCAGTATCTTCGATTTAAGTCGACAAAAAGAAGATCgctaa
- the LOC130622731 gene encoding breast cancer type 1 susceptibility protein homolog isoform X1, protein MDAPDNTVTEVRKLLQSLQKSFQCTICLDLLSQPISTKCNHQFCSQCIKELLVKSDKKRPVTCPLCKNKITKRSINSNPQIAEIVTCVRDVCNAADDDCERIVFLGATPILSQRHKKTIYRNKVRNKKVKSSLSFVSNNNSKSHSIFDLISDDDEGAPKTDNNKLSRKSDNNIIANLESIDAVNNKPFEESTTVYKDVKDDQKGIILVNRKLSNHEEMLNKKNIEEYSLLDRIKKGHKNSKSPELSNPQNLSGKRKSFELSSSTVLTNDAVQPKKRKKLSKKQAKQFKEDILDISPEIEFENSEKNFHKTKNGKQTKAKHKNHSLDDLRSSINVSASIEDVTTAKKVLTDMCSSDLITKSVAVDSTDQTVPQSVSTDATVTPVLPDIFCQEKCESIETTNVTQNQESESILNDGIEDTTIIEEPEVKETVNEDNPLLTDIVSLPQSKNAMEIDKWDKINDLPIHCAQKNSPNKINPEIVHHSDIYVRKDETDENTKVNEHLNNNEIVSTPPNVNKSCHIQLSQISVNESPGSIFFPGSKKSVVSTCRRKESQPLTPWKLSLGNTINETVDIKSFINNIESPNKDHSMFGNVSFSKVPLPVKNGVMKPVKIMSAERISATEAVVSIKYKMTVEKLSCDLYTGMQKKLIAERLPQKESNSKVLTGTIIKNEVLVSEDNQEKQIVQSNKQNDFEEENKNIESNKHLKNSKDCVDQNMLLSGKQFLLSSKGNSEELIPPTPPGTKVPTSFRKSMDNSLHCQDVVDKKQQTLSHIRDTTKADENVALMRNKDPTQELKVNTSDIAENHKLMDSKSVIQDVEPHVEIQYTGGSDQLLYDEAEKMDLAKSNMCNNQVETLISKKANLTADVTDAFMCDIGDEIDVYTNEKKYVSGGDKSENEENLSESLVGSCTNASCIVDGNEKNENSVCQKEEERLDLDLFSENKKDFNLGKKFRENINQLKREKQLSQNSVDFDVSEPDLIVVECTNSKKGERTRSDDGVKSQVNTGAVKEKIHMHSSDSEDENLTLKRKKRKKEAKIVSDEETSSGCEENPVSNLKHEKSKKLKRSSEDGRQPQEVDQLQSVTLCDTDNDDNDDDHDEKVLPLCISTAKKMESGDSNNKILLNQKAAKRERRRLERDRIAEHLKKYIDEIKQNDEAESSDDDILERTAFEVKEMLDGKKNKASVGEDKNFLFASEHLEQHEDLEKTNDVLKENTSQKPSKENKKSISDTNLKLLKQRLLSPITNTDILRLPKEKKFSDWKSSTEDKTDEPSTIISSRMFNKELSPTTPSNLLPVPISQSTILKDMRKNDFKKPVNVKRKSSQDKTSNISCVDATPKVTCGTPKKMSLPDEVRMYGERNRKNIFATENKYSTNPIKKQSPHTTTTNMVDEKESVKHQKPVIMTSRLSKKQVNACTKVCQKLGAKIVQTYSESVTHLVVVADENNAVAKMSYTYKYLMSLVAGLWIVDFKWIMDSFQNDLFVKEEKYEVKGDPAADHQDIPKLYRRARSKNYCLFDGYRMCLVGKFEQSQIGRDQLLSLLRKSGAEIVYSLNELKCSSSQIQTMMITDGLNQLTSRDRELLQQYPLPVIHPEWIVESIINFSIQDTSIFDLSRQKEDR, encoded by the exons AGTTAGAAAATTATTACAAAGTCTACAAAAGAGCTTTCAATGCACAATAtg CTTGGATTTGTTATCTCAACCAATATCAACTAAGTGCAATCATCAATTTTGCAG TCAATGTATAAAAGAACTGCTGGTGAAAAGCGACAAGAAGAGGCCGGTTACTTGTCCTCTTTGCAagaataaaattacaaaaag aagcaTAAATTCTAATCCTCAAATAGCAGAGATAGTAACCTGTGTCAGAGATGTCTGCAATGCTGCTGATGATGATTGTGAAAGAATAG tatttttaGGTGCCACACCAATTTTATCACAGCGTCATAAAAAGACGATATACAGAAACAAAGTT AGAAACAAGAAAGTAAAAAGCAG TTTATCATTTGTCTCCAATAACAACAGCAAATCACATTCCATATTTGATTTGATTTCTGATGatg ATGAAGGCGCGCCTAAAACAGACAATAACAAATTGTCCAG AAAATCAGACAATAATATTATTGCCAATCTGGAGTCTATTGATGCTGTGAATAATAAACCTTTTGAGGAGAGCACCACAGTGTACAAAGATGTTAAAGACGATCAAAAAGGAATTATTCTAGTAAATAG AAAGCTGTCAAATCATGAGGAAATgctgaacaaaaaaaacattgaggAATATAGTTTGCTTGATCGAATTAAAAAGGgacataaaaattcaaaatctcCTGAGTTATCCAATCCTCAAAATTTGTCAGGAAAACGGAAATCTTTTGAATTATCAAGTTCTACTGTTTTAACTAATGATGCTGTGCAGCCAAAGAAACGTAAAAAGTTGTCTAAAAAGCAAGCTAAACAGTTCAAAGAGGACATATTGGACATTTCTCCTGAGATTGAATTTGAAAACAGTGagaaaaattttcataaaactaaAAATGGAAAACAGACTAAAGCAAAACATAAGAACCACAGTCTGGATGATTTAAGAAGCTCGATAAATGTTTCTGCATCTATTGAAGATGTTACAACAGCAAAGAAAGTCCTAACTGACATGTGCAGCTCTGACTTGATCACAAAATCTGTGGCAGTAGATTCTACTGATCAAACAGTTCCACAATCTGTCTCTACCGATGCAACTGTCACTCCAGTTTTACCTGATATTTTTTGTCAGGAAAAATGTGAAAGCATTGAAACAACAAATGTTACTCAAAACCAGGAAAGTGAATCTATATTAAATGATGGTATAGAAGATACCACTATAATAGAAGAACCTGAGGTAAAAGAGACTGTAAATGAAGACAACCCGTTGTTGACAGATATAGTCTCATTACCACAGAGCAAAAATGCCATGGAAATCGACAAATGGGACAAAATAAATGATCTACCAATACATTGTGCTCAGAAAAATTcaccaaataaaataaatcctgAAATTGTTCACCATTCTGACATTTATGTTAGAAAAGATGAAACTGATGAAAATACCAAAGTGAATGAACATTTAAATAATAATGAAATTGTAAGTACACCGCCAAACGTAAACAAATCGTGTCATATACAACTCTCGCAAATTTCTGTTAACGAATCCCCTGGTAGCATTTTCTTTCCTGGTAGTAAGAAATCCGTAGTTAGTACTTGCAGAAGGAAAGAGAGTCAGCCATTGACACCATGGAAATTATCATTAGGTAATACCATAAATGAGACTGTTGACATCAAGTCATTTATCAATAATATTGAAAGTCCTAACAAAGACCACTCCATGTTTGGTAACGTATCCTTTTCAAAAGTTCCTCTTCCTGTGAAAAATGGTGTAATGAAGCCAGTTAAAATCATGTCTGCTGAAAGAATATCTGCAACAGAGGCTGTTGtatcaataaaatataaaatgactGTTGAAAAATTAAGTTGTGATTTATACACAGGAATGCAGAAGAAATTGATCGCAGAGAGATTGCCTCAAAAAGAAAGTAACTCAAAGGTATTGACTGGTACGATAATCAAAAACGAAGTTTTAGTTAGTGAAGATaatcaagaaaaacaaattgttcaatcaaataaacaaaatgattttgaagAAGAGAATAAAAACATAGAGAGTAATAAACACTTAAAGAACTCAAAAGACTGTGTGGACCAAAATATGTTGTTATCAGGGAAGCAGTTTTTGTTGTCATCAAAAGGCAACAGTGAAGAATTAATTCCACCCACACCACCTGGAACGAAAGTACCAACATCATTCAGAAAGAGTATGGATAATTCTTTACATTGTCAAGACGTAGTGGACAAAAAGCAGCAGACACTTTCTCATATTCGTGACACCACTAAGGCTGATGAAAATGTTGCATTGATGCGCAACAAAGATCCTACACAAGAACTAAAAGTAAACACTTCTGATATCGCTGAAAATCATAAACTAATGGATAGCAAAAGTGTAATTCAAGATGTAGAGCCGCATGTAGAGATACAATATACAGGTGGTAGTGATCAATTGCTTTATGATGAAGCTGAAAAAATGGATCTTGCAAAATCTAATATGTGTAATAACCAGGTTGAGactttaatatcaaaaaaagcTAATTTAACTGCTGATGTCACTGATGCATTCATGTGTGACATAGGAGATGAAATTGATGTGtatacaaatgaaaaaaaatatgtttcaggTGGAGATAAAAGTGAAAATGAAGAAAACCTGAGTGAAAGTCTAGTTGGCAGTTGCACGAATGCTAGTTGTATTGTAGACGgcaatgaaaaaaatgaaaatagtgTATGTCAAAAAGAGGAAGAACGACTCGATCTTGATTTATTTTCcgagaataaaaaagattttaaccTTGGCAAGAAGTTTCGTGAGAACATTAACCAACTTAAACGTGAAAAACAATTAAGTCAGAACAGTGTTGATTTTGATGTTTCAGAGCCTGATTTGATAGTAGTCGAATGTACAAACAGTAAAAAAGGCGAGAGAACAAGGAGTGACGACGGAGTTAAATCGCAAGTTAACACTGGTGCAGTTAAGGAGAAGATACATATGCATAGTAGTGACAGTGAAGATGAAAATTTAAcactgaaaagaaagaaaagaaagaaggaGGCGAAAATTGTAAGTGATGAAGAAACTAGTAGTGGTTGTGAGGAGAATCCAGTAAGCAATTTGAAACACGAGAAGAGTAAGAAACTAAAAAGGAGTAGTGAGGATGGTCGTCAACCACAGGAGGTAGATCAGTTACAGTCTGTTACCTTGTGTGATACAGATAacgatgataatgatgatgatcatGATGAGAAAGTTCTACCACTGTGTATCAGTACAGCAAAGAAGATGGAAAGTGGTGatagtaataataaaattttattgaatcaGAAAGCTGCAAAACGTGAACGTCGTCGTTTGGAAAGGGACAGAATTGCTGAgcacttaaaaaaatacattgatGAAATAAAGCAAAACGATGAGGCTGAGAGCAGTGATGACGACATTTTAGAGAGAACAGCTTTTGAAGTAAAAGAAATGCTTgatggaaaaaaaaacaaagcatcGGTTGGTGAAGATAAGAACTTCTTATTTGCCAGCGAGCATCTGGAACAACATGAAGATCTCGAGAAAACAAATGATGTCTTAAAAG agaACACGAGTCAGAAACCTTCAAAGGAAAACAAGAAAAGTATTTCAGATAccaatttaaaacttttgaagCAACGTTTACTATCACCCATAACTAACACAGATATTTTAAGacttccaaaagaaaaaaagttctcTGATTGGAAATCGTCAACTGAGGATAAAACTGATGAGCCTTCTACAATCATTTCTTCAAGAATGTTTAATAAAGAACTTTCTCCAACAACACCATCAAATCTTTTACCGGTTCCAATATCACAATCAACAATTCTTAAGGATATGAGGAAGAATGATTTTAAAAAGCCAGTGAATGTTAAACGGAAGTCCTCACAAGATAAAACTTCTAATATCTCCTGTGTGGATGCGACGCCTAAAGTCACATGTGGTACACCAAAAAAAATGTCTCTCCCTGATGAAGTAAGAATGTACGgtgaaagaaatagaaaaaatatatttgctacagaaaataaatattctacAAATCCAATCAAGAAGCAGTCCCcacacacaacaacaacaaatatggtTGATGAGAAAGAAAGCGTGAAACATCAGAAACCTGTTATTATGACGTCACGGTTGTCTAAGAAACAGGtg aatGCGTGTACAAAAGTTTGTCAAAAACTTGGAGCTAAAATCGTTCAAACATATTCAGAAAGTGTAACTCATCTTGTTGTTGTGGCAG ACGAAAACAATGCAGTAGCCAAAATGTCGTATACATACAAATATCTTATGAGCTTAGTGGCTGGCTTATGGattgtagattttaaat GGATAATGGATTCATTTCAAAATGATTTGTTTGTGAAAGAg gAGAAGTATGAAGTAAAAGGTGACCCCGCCGCTGATCATCAAGATATTCCGAAATTATACAGGCGAGCTCGAAGCAAG AATTACTGTTTATTTGATGGTTATCGAATGTGTCTTGTGGGTAAATTTGAACAAAGTCAAATTGGAAGAG ATCAACTTTTATCACTTCTTCGAAAATCTGGAGCAGAAATTGTATACTCTTTAAATGAATTGAAGTGCTCATCAAGTCAAATCCAG acgATGATGATAACTGATGGTTTGAATCAACTGACATCAAGAGACAGAG AACTTCTTCAGCAGTACCCATTACCTGTTATTCATCCAGAATGGATCGTCGAATCAATCATAAATTTCAG TATTCAGGATACCAGTATCTTCGATTTAAGTCGACAAAAAGAAGATCgctaa